A genomic window from Exiguobacterium acetylicum DSM 20416 includes:
- a CDS encoding DUF86 domain-containing protein encodes MYFVNRQKIEETVVCYETALRQSKEVTGDPVTTALAMERIGFLVIESVIDIGNSMIDGFIMRDPGSYEDIILILEDEKVIDGPLATSLKKLVALRTLIVRSFTESSMAEIRAVLETEEAELRRFPEAIRRYIETELGPVSAFLPNEE; translated from the coding sequence ATGTATTTCGTCAATCGTCAAAAAATCGAAGAGACGGTCGTCTGTTATGAGACGGCACTTCGACAAAGTAAGGAAGTTACGGGGGATCCGGTGACGACAGCACTGGCTATGGAGCGAATCGGTTTTTTAGTCATCGAGAGTGTCATCGACATCGGAAACAGTATGATTGATGGATTCATCATGCGGGATCCGGGAAGTTATGAAGATATCATCCTCATTTTAGAAGATGAGAAGGTGATCGATGGACCGCTCGCGACGAGTCTGAAGAAGCTTGTTGCGTTACGTACGTTGATCGTCCGGTCATTCACAGAGTCGAGTATGGCAGAGATTCGGGCGGTACTAGAGACAGAGGAAGCAGAACTACGTCGTTTCCCAGAAGCGATTCGCCGGTATATCGAGACAGAACTCGGACCGGTGTCTGCATTTTTACCAAACGAGGAGTGA
- the glpX gene encoding class II fructose-bisphosphatase → MERELALEIVRATEAAALASAQWIGRGKKNEADDAATTAMREVLNTVNMNGTVVIGEGELDEAPMLFIGERVGTANGPIVDIAVDPLEGTNIVAKGLGNAMVVIAVADQGALLHAPDMYMDKLTVGPNLKGHVSLDDPLEVIIEKAAQYNNKRIEDVTVIMQDRPRHDHFREAAMRMGARVRLFEDGDVSAGIAPLSPATGIDIFIGTGGAPEGVITAAAVKAMGGDMQARLHPMNEEETARVIRMGLEDPLQLLTLDDLIKSDDCIFAATGVTTGEMLDGVKFLTDDIVETTSLVMRSKTRTIRKVIAEHSLSRKPYLQKVPQTL, encoded by the coding sequence ATGGAACGGGAACTCGCACTGGAAATCGTACGCGCTACGGAAGCAGCAGCACTAGCTTCTGCTCAATGGATTGGTCGCGGTAAGAAAAATGAAGCGGATGATGCAGCAACGACTGCAATGCGCGAAGTCTTGAACACGGTCAACATGAACGGAACGGTCGTCATCGGTGAAGGCGAACTCGACGAAGCACCGATGCTTTTCATCGGCGAACGTGTCGGAACAGCAAACGGTCCAATCGTTGACATCGCGGTCGACCCACTCGAAGGTACGAACATCGTTGCCAAAGGTCTCGGTAATGCGATGGTCGTCATCGCCGTCGCCGATCAAGGTGCCCTGCTCCACGCACCCGATATGTATATGGATAAATTAACAGTTGGACCAAACTTAAAAGGGCACGTCTCGCTCGACGATCCACTTGAAGTCATTATTGAAAAAGCAGCTCAATACAACAATAAACGGATTGAGGACGTCACGGTCATCATGCAGGATCGCCCGCGTCACGATCACTTCCGCGAAGCTGCAATGCGAATGGGCGCACGGGTTCGTCTGTTTGAAGACGGTGATGTCTCAGCTGGAATCGCACCACTCTCTCCTGCGACAGGAATCGATATCTTCATCGGCACAGGCGGTGCGCCTGAAGGTGTCATCACGGCTGCTGCCGTCAAAGCGATGGGTGGCGACATGCAAGCCCGCTTACACCCGATGAACGAAGAAGAAACCGCTCGCGTCATCCGGATGGGACTTGAAGATCCGCTTCAACTCTTAACACTCGACGACCTGATCAAAAGCGACGACTGCATTTTTGCTGCAACAGGCGTCACGACAGGCGAAATGCTCGATGGCGTGAAGTTCTTGACGGATGATATCGTTGAAACGACATCCCTCGTCATGCGTTCGAAAACACGGACAATCCGAAAAGTTATCGCCGAGCATAGCTTATCTCGTAAACCGTACTTGCAAAAAGTCCCCCAAACCCTTTAA
- a CDS encoding DUF3055 domain-containing protein: MMEERDFLYDDVEQTKTRFVSWIGEASRFDLAITHSEHFYGKILVLNLLSNRFAIIGADDFDEPGYIATAFDVEDDAATELEMYLRAYIGL, from the coding sequence ATGATGGAAGAACGTGATTTTTTATATGATGATGTCGAACAAACGAAGACACGCTTCGTCAGTTGGATTGGAGAAGCAAGCCGGTTTGATCTCGCCATCACGCATTCGGAACATTTTTACGGTAAGATTCTCGTCTTGAATCTTCTATCGAATCGGTTTGCGATCATTGGTGCGGATGATTTCGATGAACCAGGCTACATCGCGACGGCGTTTGACGTCGAAGACGATGCGGCAACGGAACTCGAGATGTATCTGCGCGCTTATATCGGTCTATGA
- a CDS encoding general stress protein, translating to MRIVGIYSSVPEVVSAVHDLRVAGVVSTDLKVLAHDKYDLEQIEELADLNNQQTSTRLSQEDHRNLWQEIKSIFKKDDTASHGDAIHGSGLTKEDVDRANHAVESGQFVLLVGDEADQHSERRAHDESDNTNVFSGPNTLNERNDRLL from the coding sequence ATGCGAATCGTTGGAATTTACTCATCCGTACCAGAAGTTGTTAGTGCCGTGCACGATCTCCGTGTTGCCGGTGTCGTCTCGACTGATTTAAAAGTTTTAGCACACGACAAATACGATCTTGAACAAATCGAGGAATTGGCGGATCTAAACAACCAACAGACGTCAACACGTTTGTCGCAGGAAGATCATCGTAATCTCTGGCAGGAAATCAAGAGCATCTTCAAAAAAGATGACACAGCTTCTCATGGAGACGCGATTCATGGAAGTGGCTTGACGAAGGAAGACGTCGATCGTGCGAATCACGCGGTCGAAAGTGGTCAATTCGTATTGCTCGTCGGTGATGAAGCGGATCAGCATTCAGAACGCCGTGCCCATGACGAGTCAGACAATACGAATGTCTTTAGCGGACCAAACACACTAAATGAACGAAACGATCGTCTCTTATAA
- a CDS encoding YutD family protein, whose translation MIQVNRERYEVVEEKREGFNEEAFIGRFSDVLEKYDYIVGDWGHGQLRLRGFYEDQHEKATFDTKISHVADYLYEYCNFGCAYFIVKKIGLVEGEEAPPRFDGSSSNTLKLKRKFAPAPEKTEGE comes from the coding sequence ATGATACAAGTCAATCGGGAACGTTATGAGGTCGTCGAAGAGAAGCGCGAAGGTTTTAATGAGGAAGCCTTCATCGGTCGTTTTAGCGATGTCCTTGAGAAATATGATTATATCGTGGGGGACTGGGGGCACGGTCAATTACGGCTACGTGGCTTCTATGAGGATCAACACGAGAAAGCAACATTTGATACGAAGATTTCGCATGTGGCGGATTATCTCTACGAATACTGTAACTTCGGATGTGCCTACTTCATCGTCAAGAAGATCGGATTGGTAGAAGGAGAAGAAGCACCACCTCGCTTCGACGGTTCTTCATCCAATACGTTGAAGTTGAAACGGAAGTTCGCACCTGCACCAGAGAAGACGGAAGGCGAGTAA
- the lipA gene encoding lipoyl synthase yields MGRGEIQRKPEWLKIKLNTNETYTELKSMMREKKLHTVCEEAKCPNIHECWAVRRTATFMILGSICTRACRFCAVTTGRPNELDLEEPKRVAESVRLMNLKHAVITAVARDDLNDFGAGVYAETVREVRRMNPETSIEVLPSDMGGNFEALKTLIDAQPDIMNHNIETVRRLTPTVRAKATYDRTLEFLRRSKELAPEIPTKSSLMLGLGETWEEILETMDDLRANNVDIMTIGQYLQPTKKHLDVIKYYTPQEFAELKQIALSKGFSHCEAGPLVRSSYHADEQVNAAKKNKTALPID; encoded by the coding sequence ATGGGACGCGGAGAAATCCAACGTAAACCGGAATGGTTGAAAATCAAGCTGAATACGAATGAAACCTACACAGAATTAAAAAGTATGATGCGCGAGAAAAAGCTACATACTGTCTGTGAGGAAGCAAAGTGTCCGAATATCCACGAGTGTTGGGCGGTACGCCGGACTGCGACGTTCATGATTCTCGGAAGTATCTGTACACGTGCGTGCCGTTTTTGCGCCGTGACGACAGGACGTCCAAACGAACTTGATCTCGAAGAACCAAAACGTGTCGCGGAATCCGTCCGTTTGATGAACTTGAAGCACGCGGTCATCACAGCGGTCGCACGCGACGATCTGAATGATTTCGGAGCAGGCGTTTATGCGGAGACGGTCCGTGAAGTCCGTCGGATGAATCCAGAAACATCAATCGAAGTCTTGCCTTCAGATATGGGCGGGAACTTCGAAGCATTAAAAACGCTGATTGATGCACAGCCAGACATCATGAACCACAACATCGAGACGGTCCGCCGTCTGACACCGACCGTTCGTGCGAAAGCCACTTACGACCGGACGCTTGAATTCCTTCGTCGTTCGAAGGAACTCGCACCTGAAATTCCAACGAAGTCGAGCTTGATGCTTGGTCTTGGTGAGACATGGGAAGAGATTCTTGAAACGATGGATGATCTCCGTGCGAATAACGTCGATATCATGACGATCGGTCAGTATCTCCAACCGACGAAAAAACACCTCGACGTCATCAAATACTATACACCACAAGAGTTTGCTGAACTGAAGCAGATTGCCCTCAGCAAAGGGTTCTCGCACTGTGAGGCAGGTCCACTCGTTCGTTCGTCGTACCACGCGGATGAGCAAGTCAACGCAGCGAAAAAGAATAAAACAGCACTTCCGATCGACTAA
- a CDS encoding bifunctional metallophosphatase/5'-nucleotidase, which yields MKLHIIHYNDLHSHFDMWPRYMSFVKEHRTYDSLVFDLGDHADRVDPATEATKGKINTHLLNALMPTAVTIGNNEGITFPHDWLADLYTEADFPVLVSNLEAPFAKQGVIHELPTGKVGVFGLTAPYIELYGLLGWTIEEPFDVAAREIERLRQEVDVLICLSHLGFYQDEELAMRFPELDLIIGAHTHHVLDDGVVKNGVLITQAGKHGQYAGEIYMNTDTGEKEAVLHSLHDYVEDEATAKLLDREQYLAEQQMKEPIGETAGLANDWFSESPFSQLLVETMRDWCDADIACVPAGILLGSLPPGPVSAFDLHRLCPHPINPCKVTMTGAEVQTFLDEVKTDQFEQLKVRGLGFRGKLMGRMHYAGLAAHQPLEPTRNYTVVLPDMFTFGPLFPAIKEMPKEYFMPELLRDLLFERLSEKSEYNELHVRKR from the coding sequence ATGAAGTTACACATCATTCACTATAATGATTTGCACTCACACTTCGACATGTGGCCTCGCTACATGTCCTTCGTCAAGGAACACCGGACGTATGATTCGCTCGTTTTTGATCTCGGCGATCATGCTGACCGCGTCGATCCAGCGACGGAAGCGACAAAAGGAAAGATCAATACACATCTATTGAATGCGTTGATGCCGACCGCAGTGACGATCGGGAACAATGAAGGCATCACCTTTCCACACGACTGGTTAGCAGATCTCTACACGGAAGCGGACTTTCCGGTTCTCGTCTCGAATTTAGAAGCACCGTTTGCGAAGCAAGGTGTCATTCACGAATTACCGACCGGTAAAGTCGGTGTCTTCGGTCTGACGGCACCTTATATCGAACTTTACGGTTTACTTGGTTGGACGATCGAAGAACCGTTTGACGTCGCAGCGCGTGAAATCGAGCGGTTGCGTCAAGAAGTTGACGTCTTGATTTGTTTAAGTCACCTTGGTTTTTATCAAGACGAAGAACTGGCAATGCGTTTTCCGGAGCTCGATTTAATCATTGGTGCGCATACGCATCATGTCCTCGATGACGGTGTCGTCAAGAACGGTGTCTTGATCACGCAAGCGGGGAAACACGGTCAATATGCAGGTGAAATCTACATGAATACGGATACGGGTGAGAAGGAAGCGGTTCTTCACTCCTTACACGATTACGTCGAAGATGAAGCGACAGCGAAACTACTCGACCGGGAACAGTATCTCGCAGAACAACAGATGAAGGAGCCGATTGGCGAGACAGCGGGTCTAGCCAATGATTGGTTCAGTGAGTCGCCGTTCTCGCAATTGCTTGTCGAGACGATGCGCGACTGGTGTGACGCTGATATCGCATGTGTTCCAGCAGGTATTCTGCTTGGGTCACTTCCGCCAGGTCCTGTCTCTGCCTTTGATTTACATCGACTCTGTCCGCATCCGATCAATCCTTGTAAGGTGACGATGACTGGTGCGGAAGTCCAAACCTTCCTCGATGAAGTCAAGACAGATCAGTTCGAACAACTGAAGGTTCGTGGTCTCGGTTTCCGAGGTAAGTTGATGGGGCGGATGCATTATGCTGGTTTGGCGGCACATCAACCGCTTGAGCCAACGCGAAACTACACGGTCGTATTGCCGGATATGTTCACGTTCGGTCCACTCTTCCCAGCAATCAAAGAGATGCCAAAAGAATACTTCATGCCGGAATTGTTACGGGATTTGTTGTTCGAACGCTTATCGGAGAAGTCGGAATATAATGAATTGCATGTTCGCAAACGCTGA